The window ACGGCCGCCCACAGGCTCAGCCCGCCGAAAGACGGTGACATGTACTGGATCAGGTCGCCTTCGCCAGTGGTATAGTCAACGCCCTGGTTCAGCAGAGCCACTTCGTAGAACTCGGAAATTTCCGTAACAGCTCGCTCATAGGTTGAGTCGTCAGAACCAACCCATACCTGGCCGAAAGAATCGCCCTTAACACCAATGTAGGCTTCGTCCAGCTCGTTCAGACCCGCATTGTCATTTTCCGCGTCTTTGTCATCGGCGTTGATACCTTCGAGCTCAAGCTTGAAGAAACCAGTGATGCCCGGAGCAATTTCGTGCTCGTGCTTCACACCCAGAGTTGAACCGTTATCAGCGTGCTCTAAGCTTGAGGGGCCGCCATCAAAGTTGTCGTTATAGAGAACATACTGAATATTACCGTAAACGGTCGGCATGGAGTCCATGCGAGCTGCCAGCTCGGAAGCTGAAGCAGTAGTCTGTGCCAGCGCGCTGCCGGAGAAAGTTGCGGCTGCAATAGCAGATGCGATGAGCGTTTTTTTCATGTTGCGTCTTCCTTTATTGAGTTAACTCAGGTTTTAGCGTCGGGTTCAATTCCCGCTCTTCAGACTTCACCAGTCGGGCTGGTTTGGCCCTATTCTGTGTATTTACCATGTCATTTTTATGACAAAGCAATAATAATTCTTTTTCTTTGTTTTTTTGTAAAGACCAAGCTGGGCCTTTTCACGTCAATCACTTACAGCTTTTTCTTAAAGCTTTGAGTG of the Marinobacter panjinensis genome contains:
- a CDS encoding porin, with product MKKTLIASAIAAATFSGSALAQTTASASELAARMDSMPTVYGNIQYVLYNDNFDGGPSSLEHADNGSTLGVKHEHEIAPGITGFFKLELEGINADDKDAENDNAGLNELDEAYIGVKGDSFGQVWVGSDDSTYERAVTEISEFYEVALLNQGVDYTTGEGDLIQYMSPSFGGLSLWAAVQVNGDNDTKAGSDKSFPYQLAAVYEMDALELAAAVDSNDTSDGNNENTYGLRASFDADALRVTGEFHTRKDASDTFGVIGYYTIGANQFALSYELTQYDDESSFGDVDSDTITLQALHNISDHMYVYFEGYLGGGDDVYEYEDELGNTAFTDERSIASVGAVYYF